The Streptomyces venezuelae genomic interval CCGCCTCGAACCGGGCGTCGGCGGGGGTCTACGAGGACAAGGGCGGCCCGCTGATCGCCGAGGGCCTGACCGCCATGGGCTTCACGGTGGACGGCCCGCAGATCGTCCCGGACGGGGCGCCGGTCGAGGCCGCGCTGCGGGCGGGCGTCTCCGCCGGATACGACGTGATCGTCACGACCGGCGGTACGGGCATCTCGCCCACCGACGAGACCCCCGAGGCGACCCGCCGGGTCCTGGACCGCGAGATCCCGGGCATCCCGGAGGCGATCCGCGCGTACGGCCGGGAGAAGGTGCCGACGGCGGCGCTCTCGCGCGGTCTCGCCGGTGTCGCGGACGGCACGCTGATCGTGAACCTGCCGGGGTCCCCCGGCGGGGTGAAGGACGGCCTGGCCGTCCTGGAGCCGCTGCTGCGGCACGCCGTCGACCAGATCCGCGGCGGCGACCACCCGAGAACGTCATGATCCCGTCCTGGCCCGCGGTCCTCGTGGACGGGGACGTCGTCCTCCGCCCGATAAAGATGAGCGACCAGCGGGCCTGGCGCGAGGTGAACCGGCGCAACCGCGAGTGGCTGCGGCCCTGGGAGGCGACGGTGCCGCCTCCGGCGCCGAGCGGCCCGGTCGCGCAGCGGCCGACGTACCGTCAGATGGTCCGCCATCTGCGGTCGGAGGCGAAGGCGGGCCGGATGCTGCCGTTCGTCATCGAGTACCAGGGGCGTCTCGTCGGGCAGTTGACGGTGGCCGGGATCACCTGGGGCTCGATGTGCTCGGGGCACGTGGGCTACTGGGTGGACAGCGAGGTGGCCGGGCGCGGGGTGATGCCGACGGCGGTCGCGCTCGCCGTCGACCACTGCTTCCGCACCGTCGGGCTGCACCGGATGGAGGTGTGCATCCGCCCGGAGAACGGCCCTTCGCGCCGGGTCGTCGAGAAGCTCGGCTTCCGCGAGGAGGGGATGCGGCCCCGCTATCTCCACATCGACGGCGCGTGGCGGGACCATCTGGTCTTCGCGCTGACGGTGGAGGAGGTGCCGGAGGGATTGCTGCGGCGCTGGCGGCAGGCAAGAATAAAATAAGTGTTCGAATTTTATCGGTAGTTGGAACGCAAACGATCTGAACAATCACAAAAAAGTTCAGTGATATCAGCCAGATCGTGCGACACACCGGGCCAATTGGCCGATGCCCTCCCGTGAACCCCTCTACCGTGTGAGGCGTGAGCAGCAGCGGCCTCATCTACGCAGTCATCGTCGGGGCCTGGGCCGCCTACTTGGTGCCGATGTGGCTCCGCAGGCAGGACGAGCTGAACGAAGCCCGTCCGACGGAACGCTTCAGCACCGCCATCCGGCTGCTGTCCGGACGGGCGGGAATGGAGCGCCGGTACGCCAAGGAGCTCAAGGAGCGGGACCGTACGGCGGAGGGACCGACGCCCGACGTGGACCCGGACGCGGCGACCGAGCAACTGAGCTCGGTCGACGTCCGGGCCTTTTCCGCGCCCGCGGCCAGGACCGAGGCGCGCCTCGAACTCCCGGAGCCCGAGCCGGAACCCGCACCGGAGCCGGCCCCCGCGCCGGCGCGCCCCGCCACGAGCGGCGCGGCGGCCGAGCGGGCCCGCCGGGGCAAGGTCCTCGCCCGGCGCCGGCGCACCACGACGCTCCTCTTCGCCGGGTTCACCCTCGGCGCGGTCGTCGCGGCCGTCGGCGGTGTCGCCTTCCTCTGGGTGCCCGCGGTCCCGGCGCTGCTCCTGAGCGCGTACATCGTGCACCTGCGGGTCCAGGAGCGCCGCCGCTTCGTGTACGTGATGGACCGGCGCCGCGCGGAAGCGGCGGCGGCCCGGCTGCGCGAGAGCCGGCGCCCCGCCCCGACGCCCGAGCCGGAGGCCGACCAGGCCCCGGTCTCGACGCCGCCCGTGTCCCCGCAGGAGGCGGGCCGCCGCGCCCTGGTCGAGCAGACGGACCACGCGGAGTGGGTGGACCAGCAGCGCGAGCGCGGCCCGGCCCGCGGCGACAGCTGGGAGCCGGTCCCGGTCCCGCTCCCCACGTACGTGACGGCGCCGGTCGCCCCGCGCGCGTCGAGCGGCGTCGACATCACGGACCCGGAGACCTGGAGCGCGGCCCGCTCCTCCACGGCCGCCGACCCGACCCCGGCCCCGTCCCCGGCACCCCGCCGCCGCGCCACCCCGCCCCGCCGCGGCCGCGACGACGGCCGCACCCCCCTCTTCGACCAGTACGCGGAGGACGACCGCCCCCGGGCGGCCAACGAGTGACCCCGCCGGGGGCCCGCGACGGCCCCCGGTGACCTGCGGCGGAACGGATTTTTGCGTGAGCCGGAAGGGATGCTAATGTTTCACACGTCGCAAGGGCCTGTGGCGCAGTCTGGTAGCGCACCTCGTTCGCATCGAGGGGGTCTGGGGTTCAAATCCCCACAGGTCCACAAACGACAGTTCGCGAGTAGCTCTCGGGAACGGTGACGAGATCCCGTCCGATCAGAAGATCGGGCGGGATCTTCGTCGTTTCCCCTCTCCCTCATGGGGGCGGAAACGACGCGGGCTCAGCCGCGCATGTACCAGAAGGCCAGGCCGAGGAAGACGGGGAGGGTGAGCGCCATCTGGAGGGCCCACGGGGTCGCCGTTCCGTCCTCGGGCAGGCTCGGGTTCTCCGCCCGGTCGGCCATGTAGGAGCGAAGCGCCTTCCTGTGGCCCAACATGCCCGTGATGATGCCCAGGTTGATCGCGCAGTAACAGGGAAGCATCCGGGTGAGGGGCCATCCGTTGACCGCGCTGAAGGCCATCAACGCGAGGAATGTCGCCACCGGACCACAGGAAACGAAGATCTTCTGCCCTCGGGTGACCATGCCCGGGAACATCACCGCGAGCTGGAGCGCCGCGGTGCCTGCTGCGAAGACCCACCACAGCGGGGAGGCTCTGTCCATCACCGATGCTCTTTCCGTCTGAGGGGCGGATGAGGCGTGCCGTCCCGGACGGGCGGCGAGGGACTCCCCCGCCGCCCGTCCGGTCGATCGTCCTACCTCGTGAACCAGCCTACGAGGGTCGACGCCGCGTTGTTGATGCCGCTGACCGCTGCCTTACCGGTGTTGGTGACCGCCATGGAAGCCGCGAGACTTCCCACACCACCGAGACCGATGCTCAGGGCCATGCCGCCGACACCGGTGACGAACTGCTTGCTCTTCCAGCCATAGGCCTTGCCGTTGTAGAGCGTGCTGATGCCGGCGAACACCAGCGACGCCCCGGCCAGACCCGCCGCGAGCGGCTGCAGGCCCGGAACGAAGGCCACGGCGATCGCGGCCCCGCCGAGGCCCGCGCTGATCGTCGCCATCTGCGTGGCCGTCCTGGCGGCGGAGGCCTTCTCCTCCGCCTCGGTCGGGCCCATGACGATGCTGTCGTTGGCCGGCGTGTCGGCCGGGTCGACGTTGTTCGCCTCGTTCTGACGAGCCGACTCGGCCGCCTTCGCGGCCTCGACGGTGATCTCGTCCCTGCGCTTCTGCTCGGCGACCTGCTGGGCCTCGTCCCGCGCGGCCCTGGCCTCGTCGGCGCTCTTTCCGGCGGCGAGCTGGGCGGCGTGCGCGAGATCGGCGGAGGCCTGGGCACTGGCGGCCGAGGCCACCGCGTCCCGGGCCGACTGGGCTGCCTGGTTGGCCGAGTAGTTGGCCTGACGGCTCGCGGTACGCGCGGACGCCGCCGCCGACGCCGCGGTGTTCGCCGATACCTGCGCCTCCGCGGCGGACTTGTCGGCGGCCCTGGACGAGGCGGCCGCCTCGTCCGCGAACGAGCGCGCGTCCTGCGCCGACTTGGACGCCTTCGTCGCCCACATCACGGCTTCCTCGCCCGCCTTGCGGGCCAGGGCGGCCGCCTCGGAAGCCTCCGCGGCGTCCTGGTAGGCGGTCGCGGCGATCCGCGCCGCCGCGCTGATCTGCGCGCTGACGGACTCCACGTGGGTCGCGGTGTCCCGGTCCGCCTCCTGAGCCTTGTAGTAGGCGTAGTCGACGAACTGCTGCACCATCCACTGCGGGCCCTCGAGGGCAGCCTGGGCCGCGGCCTCCACATTGGGCCCGGCATCCTTCAGCGCGGCCAGCGTCGCCGCGCGGTCGTCCTCGGTCTTCGCGATGGAGTGGTCGACGAGCAGGAACTTGTGCAGAGCCTGGATGCTGCCGTTGTCCAGCGCGGCGTTGGCGGCCGCGGTCACCGCCTTGCCGGCGCCGTTCAGGGACTTCAGCACGGCCGCGCGGTAGTCGTCCGCCTGCACGTCCCTGGCGCCGTTGACCAGGAAGTTGGTCACGGCTTGCGGGTCGTCGCTCTCCAGGGTCCGCTGCGCGGCCTCCGAGAGGACGACCCTGTTGAGCTTGGCCAGCGTGAGGACCTTCTCCCGGTCGTCGAGCTGCGCCGCGTCGGTGTACCCCTCCTTCGCCCAGCCGACCACGCCTTCGTCGTCGGTGGTCAGTGCCTCCTGCGCCGCCTGGCGCGTCCAGACTCCCGAGGAGTCCATCAGGTTGAGCGCGGCCTTGCGGCCGAGGGAGGCGGCCTTGGCCTCGTCGGGCTCGGTGCTCGCCCGGTTCAGCAGGTCCTTGGTCTCCAGGGTGGTCGACTGCTCCTGGGCCTGGTTCTTCTGGGTCAGGGCCAGGTACCGGCTCTCCTCGGCCTTGAACTCCTTGGCCACCTCGATGGCCAGCGCGCGCTCCTCGGCGAGCTCGGCGGCCTCGGTGTCGCGGGCGAGCTGGGCGATCCCCTTGGCCTGCTCCACCGCTCGGCCGGCGTCCTCGGCGGCCGCGATGGCCGCGTTGGCGTTCGCCGTGGCCTTGTTGGCCCAGTCCACCGCCTGTCCGGCGTGGGCGGCCGCCTCCTCGGCGGCCGCCGCGGCGGCGTCGGCATGCACGGCGGCACTGCTGGCGGCGGCTCCCGCCGCCCGTGCCTCGGTCGCGGCGCGGGCGGCGAGCTTCCCCGCCCGGTCGGCCGCGAGCGTCGCGGTGTTGGCGGCGGACCGGGCGAGGTTCGCGGCCTGCCTGGCGCGATCGGCCTGCGCCTGGGAGACGCCGGAGGCCGCGGCGGCGTCGGCCGCGGCCTCGGCGGAGGCGGCCGCGTTCTGCCCGGCGCGCGCCGCGGCCTCGCTCGACTGCTGGGCCGAGACACCCGCGTCGGCGGCCGCCTTGGCGGCGTCCGCCGCCCTGCGGGCCATCTTCGCCGTGTCACGGGCCGTCTTGGCGGCCTCGCTGGCGGCGCCGGCCTGGGAGGCGTCCTGGGACGCCGCGGAGGCGGCGTCGCGGGCGCGGACCGAGGCCTTCGACGCGGCAGCCGCCGCGCCGGCCGCGGCCTGGGCGGCGGAGGCCGCCGTCTTGGCGGCGGAGATCGCCGTCCGCGAGGCCGAGATCGCCGTCCGGGCCGCGTCGGCGGCGCCCTGCGCCGCGTCGGCCGCGCGTCCGGCGGCGCGTGACGCCTTGACGGAGTCGGACTGTGCCTGGGCGCTCTCCGCGGCCGCCTTCAGGGCTGCCTTCTTGGCCTCGGCGGATGCCGCCTCGGCTCGCTCGGAGGCGTCCTTGGCCGCCTGCGTGGCCTCACGGGCCCGGCGCCCCGCGCTCTCGGCCTGCTCCACCAGCTGGCCGATCGTCAGCGATTCCTGGTCGCGCGCCCGGGCCAGGTACTGGTCTTTCTCCAGCAGCCGGCTGATGTCGGCCGCGGTTCCGTCGAGGGCCCGGTTGACGGCCTGGGTCAGGTTCGGCCCGGCGTCGTTGAGCATGGTGAAGGCCGCGGCGCGCTCGTCCTCCTCGCGGGCCTTGTGCTGGCCCGTCTTGAGGAAGGCTTCGAGGACCGTGGGGGAGCCGTCGTCGAGCGCCTTGTTGGCCTCGCGGGTGATCGCCTTCCCACCGGTCCCCAGGATGTTGAGCACCGCGGCCCTGCGGTCGTCGTTCAGGGGGTTCTTGTAGCCCTCCGTCACGAAGACGTGCAGTTCGACGTCCGAACCGGAGAGCGCGCGCTGGACCGCCGCCCGTACGCCCGGGCCGGCGTAGTTGAGCATCGCCAGGACGGCGACGCGTTCGTCCTCGGTGCGGGCGCGGACCAGGCCCGTGTCGAGGAAGGCCTTGAGGTTCTCGTCGCCGCCGACGAGCGCGGCCTCCGCTTCCGCGCGTACCGCGCGGCCGCCGAGGTGCCAGGCGTCGAGGACCTGTGCGCGCGCGTCCGTGGGCAGGCCCACTTCGGCCGCGGCGGCGGATTCGGCCCATGTCGAGCCGAGCAGGCTCAGCGTCAGGCCCAGGGCGAGCCCTGATATGCCGGTACCGCGTCGCCGTCTCGAGCGACTTCTGTCAGTCATGCGGAACAACTCCACGTGGTCTCAATTGGGTGCCGTGAATGAGTGGTTCGGGGGTGTGCCGGGGTTACCGGGCTGCGACGATCTGCAGCAGGGTGAAGTCACGGCCCTGGGGGTCGGCGGTCTCGCCGATGTTGTTCCAGGAGTTCTTCTTGAGGTCGTAGGACTGCTCTTCCTCGCCGGTGGCCATGTGGACCTTGACGGCGTAGTCGTTGGCCTTGGCGCCGATGACAGCGGGGATTTCGAGGTCGAGGCGTCCGGTCTTCCCGGTGACCTTGAAGCAGAAGAGGCCGCGTCCGACGGGGTCGGCCTCGTCCATGCCGCGGGCGCGGATCTCGATGAGGCCGGGAGTGCCGCAGGTGGCGAGCGTGATGTGTCCGTCGCCGCTCTTGAGCTTGATGCCGCGTTCCTGGAAGATCCGGGCGGCATCGGGGTACTCGAAGGTCTCCACCGCCAGCGGGGGCAGCGGGGGATCGATGGATACGGCGGGGGCGGGGGTGGCGTTGGCCACGGAGACCCCGCTCTGGACCGCCACACCGAGGGTGATGGCCGTGACGCCCGCGGCGAAGACCGCGGTCGTCCGTGAGAAAAGCTTCATGTCTCTGTTTCCTCGTCAGTGGTGAGGCAGGCCGAACCCGCGCCGTGACCCTGGGGTTCGGGCGCGTCCGAGCACCCGTCGGTGCGGGTGGGTGGTCGTGGGTTCGTGAACGCCCCTGGTGATGCGGGCCCTTGTGCGGAGGTGGGTGCCGTCGGGGTCGAGCCCGACGGGTCGGCGGCCGGTCGTCCACCGAGGTGGGTCGGGGCCGGCGGTGCCCCGGAACAGGTCCGGTGACGAGGCGTCAGTGCGCGGCCTCGTCCCGGGCTGGCACGACCGTATGCCCGAAGCCCGCGTAAATCAACCTCCGTTGATGGTCGCTCATCCAGGATTGATAACTCGGGGTTCGATCGCTAACGTCTCCCTCGGAAGATCGCCGCCACGGGTTCCCGGGGGACACATCCGGCTTGGGGGCCGGAGTGTGTCGGCTCCCGTCGAGTGACCTGTTCCGCAGGCGGTTCGACGCTGCGTCGCGCCGCCCGCGGTGCGGTCCGCGCCTGCCTCACCACCTCCGTTCGCAGGGCATGCGTGTGCCCTCACGCGCCGCCGGACGTCCTATAGATGACGAGGAAACAGAGACATGAAGCTTTTCTCACGGACGACCGCGGTCTTCGCCGCGGGCGTCACGGCCATCACCCTCGGTGTGGCGGTCCAGAGCGGGGTCTCCGTGGCCAACGCCACCCCCGCCCCCGCCGTATCCATCGATCCCCCGCTGCCCCCGCTGGCGGTGGAGACCTTCGAGTACCCCGATGCCGCCCGGATCTTCCAGGAACGCGGCATCAAGCTCAAGAGCGGCGACGGACACATCACGCTCGCCACCTGCGGCACTCCCGGCCTCATCGAGATCCGCGCCCGCGGCATGGACGAGGCCGACCCCGTCGGACGCGGCCTCTTCTGCTTCAAGGTCACCGGGAAGACCGGACGCCTCGACCTCGAAATCCCCGCTGTCATCGGCGCCAAGGCCAACGACTACGCCGTCAAGGTCCACATGGCCACCGGCGAGGAAGAGCAGTCCTACGACCTCAAGAAGAACTCCTGGAACAACATCGGCGAGACCGCCGACCCCCAGGGCCGTGACTTCACCCTGCTGCAGATCGTCGCAGCCCGGTAACCCCGGCACACCCCCGAACCACTGGACGACCGTCGACAGGACAGCCGTCGACACCGGACGGGACGGCCTCGCGCACCTTCGAGGCCCGCGCCGGATTCCGGCTGCGCTCGACCACCCGTGCCACCGTCCTCCGACGTGCCCGCGCACCGACCCCTGACTCGCAAGGAAGTTCCTCATGCATGCCCTCCGTCCGCGCACCGCGCAGATGACCTGCCTGCTCGCCACGGCCACCGCGCTCGCCGCGGGGCTGGTGTCGGCCGGACCCGCCGTGGCCCTCCACGGTCCCGAGGCCCCGGCCGGTCAGCACGCGTACACCGTGAAGCTGAACATCGGCGACGAGACGAACAGCCGTGGCTGCACGGGCACGCTCGTCGACGCCTCCTGGGTCCTGACCGCCGCGAGCTGCTTCGGCGCCACGCCGGGCGCCGAGGTCCCGGCCGGGAAGCCGGCCCTCAAGACGGTCGTCACCCTCGGCGACGCGAGGACCGTCGAGGTCAGCGAGCTCGCCCCGCGCGCCGACCGCGACGTTGTGCTTGCCCGCCTGGCCACCCCCGCGACCGGCATCGCGGGCGTCAAGCGCGCCACCACCGCCCCCGCGACCGGGGCCGAGCTGACGGCGGCCGGATTCGGGCGGACCAAGACGGAGTGGGCCCCGGAGAAGCTGCACACCGGCACCTTCACCACCGATTCCAGCACCTCCACCACCCTGGCCGTCACCGGCAAGGGCACCGACGTCCTGTGCAAGGGCGACACCGGCGGACCGCTCCTCAACGCCGCCGGCGAACTCGTCGGCGTCAACTCCCGCTCCTGGCAGGGCGGCTGCCTCGAAGTCCCCGCCACGGAGACCCGTACGGGCGCCGTCTCCGCCCGCACCGACGACCTGGGCGAGTGGATCGACGAGCACCGTTCGCGGACCTCCGGCTGGAAGACGGCCACCGCCGTACAGTCCGGAAACAGCGTCTACCAGGGCATCCGGCTGCCCGACGGTTCCTGGACCGGCTTCACCGACGTCCAGTCCAAGGCGGGGAACCTCGGCGGCATCCGCTCCTCCGCCGTCGTCGGCATGAACGGCGACACCCACGTCCTGGCCATCAGCGGCAGCGGCGATCTGTTCCACACCATCCGCAAGGAGGACGGTACGTGGGGCTCGTTCGGCTACGTCTTCGGCGAGACCGGCGCCCTGGCCAACCTCACCCAGGTGACCGCCGTCAACATCGGCTACGACCTCCACGTCGTCGCCGTCGCCGACGGCAAGGTCTTCCACACCGTCCGCAATGCCTCCGGACACTGGACCCGCTTCGGTGACGTGGCGGGCGTCGCCGGACCGATCGGCAAGGTCACGACCGCGGCCGTGACCAGCGCGGGCGGACAGATCCAGGTCACCGCCGTCAGCGGCGGCAAGGCCTACCACACCGTCCGCAACACCACCGGCCACTGGGTCGGATGGGGCGACGTCGCCGGCGTCCTCGGCTCCACCGGCCCCGTCACCGGGGTCACCATGGCCGGCACCGGCGGCGACGCGCAGATCGTCCTCGCCACCGACAACGGCACCCGCCAGTACCACGCCATCCGCTATGCCGACGGCTCCTGGTCGCCCCTCGGTGACCTGAAGCCCATCCTCGGCACCGTCACCGCCAAGTCCGTGGCCGCGGCCTCCGTCAACGGCGAGTTCCAGCTGGCCGTCACCACGGCCGACGACAAGGCGCTGCACACCATCCGTCACGCCGACCGCACCTGGGACACCCCCGTCACGGTCCCCCTCCAGGGTCTGCCGGCCGCCCCGGGCAGCCTCGCCATCACCGCCACCTGGACCCCGTGACGGCAGGGCGGGCGGCTTGACCGCCCGCCACGCCTCACCTCCGGGTGGCATCCCCCGGCACGCGCGTTGCCCGGTGTCCGTGGAGCCCTCCGGCTCGGCGGACACCGGCGCGCCACCGCAGAGCGTACTTCGCGAAGGAAAACCCCATGTCTGAGATCCGCCCCCGAGCGGTGCGCATGACCTGCCTGCTCGTCACCGCCACCGCCGTCGCCGCGAGCCTGGTCTCGGCCGGCTCCGCCCAGGCCCTCGTGGGCCCCGAATCCGGTGCCGGCACGCACGCCTACGCCGCGATGCTGAGCGTCGGCGACGAGCCCGGCAGCCGTGCCTGCACCGCCACGCTGGTGAGCGCGCGCTGGGTCCTGACCGCCGCGTCCTGCCTGGCCGCCACGCCCGGTGAGGCCGTCAAGGCCGGGGAGCCCGCCGCGCGGACCACCGCCACCTTCGCCGGGGGCCAGACCCGCCGGATCGTGGAGGTCTCCGCGAGCGCCGCCGACCGCGATCTGGTCCTGGCCCGCCTGGCCTCCCCCGTCACCGACATCGCCCCCGTCAAGCGGGCCACCGGCGCTCCGGCGATCGGGGCCGAGCTGACGGCGGCGGGGTTTGGGCGGACGAAGACGGAGTGGGTCCCGGAGAAGCTGCACACCGGCACCTTCACCACCGATTCCAGCACCTCCACCACCCTGGCCGTCACCGGCAAGGGCACCGACGTCCTGTGCAAGGGCGACACCGGCGGACCGCTCCTCAACGCCGCCGGCGAACTCGTCGCCATCAACTCCCGCTCCTGGCAGGGCGGCTGCCTGGGCGAGACGGAGACCCGTACGGGAGCGGTCTCCGCCCGCACCGACAACGTCGGCCAGTGGATCGACCAGGTCGTCGCCCCGCGCAACGGAGGTCAGGTCACCCTGCTCGCCGGGGGCGGCGGGACGATGTGGTCGCAGTCCGGGGACCTCGGCTACGGCGAGTTCGGGTCGTCCTGGGGGAAGGTGGACGGGCTTGACGTCTCCCGGGTGAGCACGGTCCGCCACGGCGACGTGATCCGCGCGTACGCCATCGCAGGCGGCCGGGTCTACGGCCAGGACTTCGAGACCGGTACCGGCAGGTGGTCGGGCTGGGGCGAGGTCCCGGGCGGCGCCGCGGGCGCCAAGGACGTCACCGCCGCGCTCGTCGGCGACACCGTCCACGTACTGATCGTCGGCTCGGAGGGCAACCTGTACGCCCAGGCCGCCGACTACCGGGCCGGACGCTGGAACGACACCTGGTCCGCCGTCGGGGCCACCGGGCTCTCCCACATCACCAGCGCCGTCTCCGGCACGACGGTTCGGGTCCAGGGCATCGGGGGCGGCGAGGTCTACGGCCGCGACTTCGACACCCGGACCGGCAAGTGGACCGCGTGGGGCGCCGTCCCGGGCGGCGCCGGCGGCGCCGTGGACATCGCTTCCAGCACCATCGGCAACAACGTCCACGTGCAGATCATCGGCTCCGACGGCGCGATCTGGACCCAGTTCGGCGACTACGACGCCGGCCGCTGGAACGAGACGTGGCGCAAGGTGGGCGGCTCCGACCTCACGCGCATCACCAGCGTCCCGTCCGGGGAATCCGTCGAGCTCTACGCCGTCGGCGCCGGTGGAAGGATCACCAACGCGGCGCTGAACGCGGCCACCGACGACTGGAGCGCGTTCGAGGAGATCCAGGGCAGCCTCTCCGGCGCCGCGGACGTGAGCGCCGCCGTCTCCGTCGCGCCATCCGCGGTGACGCTGGGCGCGGCCGCGGGCAGCACGATGTTCGCCCAGAGCGGCAACCTGGCCACCGGAGCCTTCGGCGCCCGGTGGAACGACATCGGCGGCGCGCCGATCACCTCGCTCACCGGCGTCGCCCACGGCGCCATCGTCCGCTACGTCGGTGTCGCGGGCGGCAAGGTCTACGACCGTGAGTACGACCCGCGGACCGGCACCTGGGCCGACTGGTACGAGATCCCCGGCGGCGCGGGCGGCGTCAAGGACGTGTCCGCCAGCATGATCGACAACGTCCTGTACGTGCAGATCATCGGCTCCGGCGGCGACCTCCACACCCAGGT includes:
- a CDS encoding molybdenum cofactor biosynthesis protein B, with product MTRGGRVAGVHEHDAPPSPYRALVVTASNRASAGVYEDKGGPLIAEGLTAMGFTVDGPQIVPDGAPVEAALRAGVSAGYDVIVTTGGTGISPTDETPEATRRVLDREIPGIPEAIRAYGREKVPTAALSRGLAGVADGTLIVNLPGSPGGVKDGLAVLEPLLRHAVDQIRGGDHPRTS
- a CDS encoding GNAT family N-acetyltransferase — translated: MIPSWPAVLVDGDVVLRPIKMSDQRAWREVNRRNREWLRPWEATVPPPAPSGPVAQRPTYRQMVRHLRSEAKAGRMLPFVIEYQGRLVGQLTVAGITWGSMCSGHVGYWVDSEVAGRGVMPTAVALAVDHCFRTVGLHRMEVCIRPENGPSRRVVEKLGFREEGMRPRYLHIDGAWRDHLVFALTVEEVPEGLLRRWRQARIK
- the glpR gene encoding gephyrin-like molybdotransferase receptor GlpR, encoding MSSSGLIYAVIVGAWAAYLVPMWLRRQDELNEARPTERFSTAIRLLSGRAGMERRYAKELKERDRTAEGPTPDVDPDAATEQLSSVDVRAFSAPAARTEARLELPEPEPEPAPEPAPAPARPATSGAAAERARRGKVLARRRRTTTLLFAGFTLGAVVAAVGGVAFLWVPAVPALLLSAYIVHLRVQERRRFVYVMDRRRAEAAAARLRESRRPAPTPEPEADQAPVSTPPVSPQEAGRRALVEQTDHAEWVDQQRERGPARGDSWEPVPVPLPTYVTAPVAPRASSGVDITDPETWSAARSSTAADPTPAPSPAPRRRATPPRRGRDDGRTPLFDQYAEDDRPRAANE
- a CDS encoding ALF repeat-containing protein produces the protein MTDRSRSRRRRGTGISGLALGLTLSLLGSTWAESAAAAEVGLPTDARAQVLDAWHLGGRAVRAEAEAALVGGDENLKAFLDTGLVRARTEDERVAVLAMLNYAGPGVRAAVQRALSGSDVELHVFVTEGYKNPLNDDRRAAVLNILGTGGKAITREANKALDDGSPTVLEAFLKTGQHKAREEDERAAAFTMLNDAGPNLTQAVNRALDGTAADISRLLEKDQYLARARDQESLTIGQLVEQAESAGRRAREATQAAKDASERAEAASAEAKKAALKAAAESAQAQSDSVKASRAAGRAADAAQGAADAARTAISASRTAISAAKTAASAAQAAAGAAAAASKASVRARDAASAASQDASQAGAASEAAKTARDTAKMARRAADAAKAAADAGVSAQQSSEAAARAGQNAAASAEAAADAAAASGVSQAQADRARQAANLARSAANTATLAADRAGKLAARAATEARAAGAAASSAAVHADAAAAAAEEAAAHAGQAVDWANKATANANAAIAAAEDAGRAVEQAKGIAQLARDTEAAELAEERALAIEVAKEFKAEESRYLALTQKNQAQEQSTTLETKDLLNRASTEPDEAKAASLGRKAALNLMDSSGVWTRQAAQEALTTDDEGVVGWAKEGYTDAAQLDDREKVLTLAKLNRVVLSEAAQRTLESDDPQAVTNFLVNGARDVQADDYRAAVLKSLNGAGKAVTAAANAALDNGSIQALHKFLLVDHSIAKTEDDRAATLAALKDAGPNVEAAAQAALEGPQWMVQQFVDYAYYKAQEADRDTATHVESVSAQISAAARIAATAYQDAAEASEAAALARKAGEEAVMWATKASKSAQDARSFADEAAASSRAADKSAAEAQVSANTAASAAASARTASRQANYSANQAAQSARDAVASAASAQASADLAHAAQLAAGKSADEARAARDEAQQVAEQKRRDEITVEAAKAAESARQNEANNVDPADTPANDSIVMGPTEAEEKASAARTATQMATISAGLGGAAIAVAFVPGLQPLAAGLAGASLVFAGISTLYNGKAYGWKSKQFVTGVGGMALSIGLGGVGSLAASMAVTNTGKAAVSGINNAASTLVGWFTR
- a CDS encoding S1 family peptidase encodes the protein MHALRPRTAQMTCLLATATALAAGLVSAGPAVALHGPEAPAGQHAYTVKLNIGDETNSRGCTGTLVDASWVLTAASCFGATPGAEVPAGKPALKTVVTLGDARTVEVSELAPRADRDVVLARLATPATGIAGVKRATTAPATGAELTAAGFGRTKTEWAPEKLHTGTFTTDSSTSTTLAVTGKGTDVLCKGDTGGPLLNAAGELVGVNSRSWQGGCLEVPATETRTGAVSARTDDLGEWIDEHRSRTSGWKTATAVQSGNSVYQGIRLPDGSWTGFTDVQSKAGNLGGIRSSAVVGMNGDTHVLAISGSGDLFHTIRKEDGTWGSFGYVFGETGALANLTQVTAVNIGYDLHVVAVADGKVFHTVRNASGHWTRFGDVAGVAGPIGKVTTAAVTSAGGQIQVTAVSGGKAYHTVRNTTGHWVGWGDVAGVLGSTGPVTGVTMAGTGGDAQIVLATDNGTRQYHAIRYADGSWSPLGDLKPILGTVTAKSVAAASVNGEFQLAVTTADDKALHTIRHADRTWDTPVTVPLQGLPAAPGSLAITATWTP
- a CDS encoding trypsin-like serine protease encodes the protein MSEIRPRAVRMTCLLVTATAVAASLVSAGSAQALVGPESGAGTHAYAAMLSVGDEPGSRACTATLVSARWVLTAASCLAATPGEAVKAGEPAARTTATFAGGQTRRIVEVSASAADRDLVLARLASPVTDIAPVKRATGAPAIGAELTAAGFGRTKTEWVPEKLHTGTFTTDSSTSTTLAVTGKGTDVLCKGDTGGPLLNAAGELVAINSRSWQGGCLGETETRTGAVSARTDNVGQWIDQVVAPRNGGQVTLLAGGGGTMWSQSGDLGYGEFGSSWGKVDGLDVSRVSTVRHGDVIRAYAIAGGRVYGQDFETGTGRWSGWGEVPGGAAGAKDVTAALVGDTVHVLIVGSEGNLYAQAADYRAGRWNDTWSAVGATGLSHITSAVSGTTVRVQGIGGGEVYGRDFDTRTGKWTAWGAVPGGAGGAVDIASSTIGNNVHVQIIGSDGAIWTQFGDYDAGRWNETWRKVGGSDLTRITSVPSGESVELYAVGAGGRITNAALNAATDDWSAFEEIQGSLSGAADVSAAVSVAPSAVTLGAAAGSTMFAQSGNLATGAFGARWNDIGGAPITSLTGVAHGAIVRYVGVAGGKVYDREYDPRTGTWADWYEIPGGAGGVKDVSASMIDNVLYVQIIGSGGDLHTQVGNYNTGRWNDTWTPVSGVTGLTRLTSVKAGRFVRLYGIAGGKAYGRDLDTRNGTWTVWGEIPGSLADAKDIAAARVGETVQVQAVGSDGALYNQSADYLAGMWKPSWTRIGGSGLTRVTSVSAAGNVHVYATGTDGAVRNVTLEAVTGGWASWREVPGALTGPADLAAVTTR